One segment of Methanothermobacter tenebrarum DNA contains the following:
- a CDS encoding glycosyltransferase, whose protein sequence is MLPSVSVVIPMRNEAKILKRCLRAIEKLDYPEKLLEVVIVNDGSTDNTKDIILNTKWSFNYQYIETEGVGVSKAREIGYKKAKGDFIAFTDADCVVEKDWIKRLLEPFDDNVAAVGGPNITPEDDKPFARCVGLALSFLSKPGARYAYQGEKIHEIYHNPTCNVMYRKSVLEEVGGFNHNLITTDDEELDYRIRKKGYKIIYTPFARVKHYRRANWKKYMSMAYYYGLGRMQSTKIHPKMARWFHLAPPTYIILILALLILLIYSKLFLFILSTILLFHIVGVFIVALLYTRNSECQTLTFFGLVNLWIFLYGVGMIRGVFR, encoded by the coding sequence ATGCTCCCAAGTGTTTCAGTGGTTATACCAATGAGAAATGAGGCTAAAATCCTTAAACGTTGCCTCCGCGCAATAGAAAAACTAGACTATCCAGAAAAACTATTAGAAGTAGTTATAGTGAATGATGGGTCAACAGATAACACAAAGGATATCATACTCAATACAAAATGGTCATTCAATTACCAATACATTGAAACAGAGGGTGTAGGGGTTTCAAAAGCCCGGGAAATCGGATACAAGAAAGCCAAGGGAGATTTCATAGCCTTCACAGACGCAGATTGTGTGGTGGAGAAAGATTGGATAAAAAGGCTCCTCGAACCATTCGATGATAACGTGGCAGCCGTCGGAGGACCTAATATCACACCAGAGGATGATAAACCCTTTGCAAGATGTGTTGGATTGGCACTATCATTTCTGAGCAAACCAGGTGCAAGATACGCCTACCAAGGCGAAAAGATACATGAAATATACCACAACCCCACATGTAATGTAATGTATCGTAAAAGCGTACTAGAGGAGGTTGGAGGCTTCAACCATAACCTCATAACAACAGATGATGAAGAATTAGATTATAGGATAAGAAAAAAAGGCTACAAGATAATCTATACACCATTTGCACGAGTAAAACATTACCGCAGGGCCAACTGGAAAAAATATATGAGCATGGCATACTATTATGGGCTTGGGAGGATGCAATCAACCAAAATCCACCCAAAGATGGCCCGTTGGTTCCACCTCGCACCACCAACATATATAATACTGATCCTGGCACTATTAATCCTCTTAATCTACAGCAAACTTTTTCTCTTTATACTTTCCACAATATTACTATTTCACATAGTGGGAGTGTTTATTGTGGCATTATTGTATACACGTAATTCAGAGTGTCAAACCTTAACCTTTTTTGGCCTTGTTAACCTTTGGATATTCTTATATGGGGTAGGGATGATCAGGGGTGTCTTCAGATGA
- a CDS encoding B12-binding domain-containing radical SAM protein, with the protein MKIYFLNPPYMPHFGRGMRWQDTGRGGTLYYPIWLSYAAALLDKYHKIKLVDAPAWNWDKKDVLRDIEKFQPELIVMDSSFPSLQNDIKIAEYIKQNYDARIILVGPPGSQFSDKILQSPGVDIVTRYEYDFTLHELAEKLESQDDISHVKGISYKKDGRIIHNPDRELSTSEDLDRIPFVSKIYKKFLNIKDYFLGSSLYPEVQIFTGRGCPFQCTFCSWPHTLMGRKYRVRSIENVLDELEWIEKNLPEVKEVFFEDDTFTINKKRVLRFCKEYEERDLKITWACNARVGLDYETMREMKKANCRLLIVGFESGNNSILENVKKGITVDDIKKFSEDAKKAGLLVHGDFIIGLPGETRETIKNTKKLIWEIKPDILQVSVASPFPGTEFYEWCYKNGYLVTSDPNEYLDENGHQKSIIRYPKLTEDEITEEVNKILKDYYISPSYFRIAIHQILRKNGIHELQRLIYSARMFLKYLGGSA; encoded by the coding sequence ATGAAGATCTATTTTTTAAATCCTCCTTATATGCCACATTTTGGGCGTGGGATGAGATGGCAGGACACTGGACGAGGTGGAACACTCTATTACCCCATATGGTTATCATATGCTGCGGCCCTCCTTGATAAATACCACAAGATCAAGCTCGTGGATGCACCAGCATGGAACTGGGACAAAAAAGACGTCCTAAGAGATATAGAAAAATTTCAACCAGAATTGATAGTGATGGATAGCAGTTTTCCCAGCCTCCAAAACGACATCAAAATTGCAGAATACATAAAACAAAACTATGATGCCAGGATCATATTGGTAGGGCCGCCAGGATCCCAATTTTCAGATAAAATACTCCAAAGCCCCGGTGTAGATATCGTTACGAGATATGAATACGATTTCACCCTCCATGAACTTGCAGAAAAATTAGAATCCCAGGATGATATATCCCATGTAAAGGGCATTTCATACAAGAAGGATGGGAGGATCATCCATAACCCAGACAGGGAACTTTCCACATCAGAAGACCTTGACAGGATACCATTCGTTTCAAAAATTTATAAAAAGTTCCTCAACATCAAAGATTACTTCCTTGGAAGCTCACTATACCCTGAAGTGCAAATATTCACCGGGAGAGGATGCCCATTTCAATGTACATTCTGTTCATGGCCCCATACACTCATGGGGAGGAAATACCGTGTAAGGAGCATAGAAAATGTCCTTGATGAACTTGAATGGATAGAAAAAAACCTGCCAGAGGTAAAGGAAGTATTCTTCGAGGATGACACCTTCACCATAAACAAAAAGAGAGTTTTAAGATTCTGCAAAGAGTATGAAGAAAGAGATCTTAAGATAACATGGGCATGTAATGCAAGAGTCGGCCTAGATTATGAAACCATGAGGGAGATGAAAAAAGCGAACTGTAGACTTCTCATTGTAGGTTTTGAATCAGGAAACAACAGTATCCTAGAAAATGTCAAGAAGGGGATCACGGTAGATGATATAAAAAAATTCTCAGAGGATGCTAAAAAGGCTGGGCTACTCGTACATGGAGATTTCATTATTGGTTTGCCTGGTGAAACACGAGAAACAATCAAAAACACGAAAAAGCTTATATGGGAGATAAAACCTGATATACTCCAGGTTTCAGTTGCCTCCCCATTCCCTGGCACAGAATTTTATGAATGGTGCTATAAAAACGGTTACCTTGTAACCAGCGACCCTAATGAGTACCTTGACGAGAACGGACACCAAAAATCCATAATAAGATACCCAAAACTTACAGAAGATGAAATAACAGAAGAAGTCAACAAGATACTAAAAGACTACTATATTTCACCTTCCTATTTTAGGATTGCAATACACCAAATACTGCGAAAAAATGGCATCCACGAACTCCAAAGGTTAATATATTCGGCTAGAATGTTCTTAAAGTATCTTGGAGGGTCAGCGTGA
- a CDS encoding glycosyltransferase family 4 protein, whose protein sequence is MKILMISPYFYPEGGGAEFYMYQIAKKLSKEHEITILCTTKDLSNPPNIDSDFNIGVLGHHFKISTTPISLTALRDMVSFIKKNDFDLCNINYYLPYFPDMAALACKICKLPSVLTWHNDIYGTGLLRIMSTLYNYTLNKITLNIVDKIVTPSPYCYRESPILTRFKEKVVWVPPGVDLEKYKKTPNIPIHEKYGIPPDYKIILFVGVMDKSTTHKGVKTLIEAFKRLNFDKTCLIMVGKGNMIPQYRKYCQKLNIANKVIFTGFIKEEILINLYRNSELLVLPSTTIQEGFGMVLIEANACGKPVIGSKIGGIKYVIRDGETGLLVPPGDPNALANAMERLLEDERLAKKMGSKGRKMVQKNYTWDRVAKITEKVFERVVYGSS, encoded by the coding sequence GTGAAAATACTCATGATATCCCCCTACTTTTATCCAGAAGGTGGAGGCGCAGAATTCTACATGTACCAGATAGCCAAGAAACTTTCAAAAGAACATGAAATCACCATCTTATGCACGACAAAAGATCTCAGTAACCCTCCAAACATTGATAGTGACTTTAATATAGGTGTTTTGGGGCATCATTTCAAGATTTCAACAACCCCAATAAGTTTAACAGCCCTTAGGGATATGGTATCCTTCATAAAAAAGAATGATTTTGATTTGTGCAATATCAATTATTACCTTCCATATTTCCCGGATATGGCAGCCTTAGCATGTAAAATTTGTAAACTACCCTCAGTTCTCACATGGCATAATGACATCTATGGAACTGGGCTCTTGAGAATCATGTCCACCCTCTATAACTATACTCTAAATAAGATAACCTTGAATATCGTTGATAAGATAGTCACCCCCTCACCTTATTGTTATAGAGAATCCCCTATCTTGACCAGGTTCAAGGAAAAGGTGGTCTGGGTACCCCCAGGTGTTGACTTGGAAAAATACAAGAAAACCCCAAATATACCCATACATGAAAAATATGGGATACCCCCAGATTATAAGATAATACTCTTTGTCGGTGTTATGGACAAATCAACCACACATAAAGGCGTTAAAACCCTCATAGAAGCATTTAAAAGATTAAATTTTGATAAAACATGTCTCATAATGGTTGGTAAGGGCAACATGATCCCCCAATATAGAAAATATTGCCAAAAGCTAAACATAGCCAATAAAGTTATATTCACAGGTTTCATCAAAGAGGAAATACTCATAAATTTATATAGAAACTCTGAACTACTCGTCCTACCCTCAACCACAATCCAAGAAGGCTTTGGGATGGTCTTAATAGAGGCTAATGCATGTGGAAAACCAGTGATAGGATCAAAAATTGGGGGAATAAAATATGTTATAAGAGATGGTGAAACAGGCCTACTTGTACCTCCAGGAGATCCTAATGCCCTTGCAAATGCCATGGAAAGGTTATTAGAGGATGAAAGACTTGCAAAGAAGATGGGATCCAAAGGCAGAAAAATGGTTCAAAAAAATTATACATGGGACAGAGTAGCTAAGATAACAGAAAAGGTTTTTGAGAGGGTTGTTTATGGATCAAGTTGA
- a CDS encoding glycosyltransferase family 4 protein encodes MKICYISNLYPPMVLGGAEIVVEKIATEMARRGHEIIIITSNDKNKPQTMANNIKIYRLPLNIYPIINFHKQNLTRRILWHLIDLININAYKKIKEILEKEAPDIVHIHNYKGLSTLSFKLVKDLNMPLVFTAHDYSTICIRSNLLNGKDQICEEQNFPCKIYNQIQRLLIDKKPDIVTAPSKFVLKKFESKGLFKDSKKIVLPNPIELKDENNKKTYDTIDILFVGSLSKHKGPHILIKAFQKVKGENLRLHIVGKGPYFEEMRKLARDDKRVIFHGFLRGKRLMDMYRMANVTVVPSIWYDNSPMVVYESFICSTPVVASGIGGVPELVRDGYNGFLFEPGNVDELANILNEISENPKILRKLEKGARKSSKKYDIKRHMSSLEKIYKGLIEEGG; translated from the coding sequence ATGAAAATATGTTATATTTCAAATTTGTATCCTCCAATGGTGTTAGGTGGCGCCGAGATCGTAGTAGAAAAAATCGCCACAGAAATGGCCAGAAGAGGCCATGAAATTATCATAATCACAAGCAATGACAAAAATAAACCCCAAACTATGGCCAACAACATCAAAATATATAGGCTTCCACTCAACATCTATCCTATCATAAATTTCCACAAGCAGAATCTTACCAGGAGAATACTATGGCACCTCATAGACTTAATCAATATAAACGCCTACAAAAAGATCAAAGAAATATTAGAGAAAGAAGCGCCAGACATAGTCCATATACACAACTATAAAGGATTATCCACTTTATCCTTCAAACTGGTAAAGGATCTCAATATGCCCCTTGTTTTCACGGCACATGACTATTCAACTATCTGTATAAGGAGCAATCTTCTCAATGGAAAAGACCAAATATGCGAGGAGCAAAATTTTCCATGCAAAATCTATAACCAAATCCAAAGACTCCTCATAGATAAAAAACCAGACATCGTCACAGCACCATCAAAATTCGTGCTCAAAAAATTTGAATCCAAAGGCCTATTCAAAGATTCTAAAAAAATTGTGCTCCCCAACCCAATAGAACTAAAAGATGAAAACAACAAGAAAACCTACGATACAATTGACATACTATTTGTCGGATCACTTTCAAAGCATAAAGGCCCCCATATACTCATTAAAGCATTCCAAAAAGTAAAAGGAGAAAATCTAAGGCTTCACATTGTCGGAAAAGGCCCGTATTTTGAAGAAATGAGAAAGCTTGCAAGGGACGATAAGAGGGTTATATTCCATGGTTTTCTTCGTGGGAAGAGACTCATGGACATGTATAGGATGGCGAATGTCACGGTCGTGCCATCAATATGGTATGACAATTCCCCTATGGTAGTATATGAGAGTTTTATTTGTTCAACGCCTGTAGTTGCAAGTGGGATTGGGGGGGTACCAGAACTTGTCAGAGATGGTTATAATGGTTTTTTATTCGAACCTGGAAATGTGGATGAACTTGCAAATATATTAAATGAAATTTCAGAAAATCCAAAGATTCTCAGGAAATTGGAAAAGGGAGCACGCAAATCAAGTAAAAAATATGATATAAAAAGGCATATGAGTAGTTTAGAGAAAATCTATAAGGGTCTAATAGAAGAAGGGGGATGA
- a CDS encoding FkbM family methyltransferase — protein MRFERIFASKLMHPRSPVWLSYYTLMGAKKVFKAIRNPLKAFMFYLGFFNECTLNLKYLGKIRVRKDDLKNNFFQTLVSVCSMDLGFEQRKKLSHIIAQKDKDMIEVGDVKIKNLIPLFILLEVFVLENYKFAKLKQGDIVLDIGASVADSSLYLAKEGYTVYAFEPNPKIYKIGEENLKLNLHLARKIHYINKAVSTKKGKIKLDITGESHIASLYTKGENRITVDSTTLNEIIEKYKIVPQGLKLDCEGCEYEILEEAQLSPFKEIILEYHPQPTKKTPLEIIKKLKSEGFQVNLRGNYSIGLIHAWRKKQ, from the coding sequence TTGCGTTTTGAGAGAATATTTGCAAGTAAATTGATGCATCCCAGGAGCCCAGTATGGTTGTCATATTATACTCTCATGGGTGCTAAAAAGGTTTTCAAGGCAATTAGGAATCCTTTGAAGGCTTTCATGTTTTATCTTGGCTTTTTCAATGAATGTACTTTAAATTTAAAATATTTGGGTAAAATAAGAGTTAGAAAGGATGATTTGAAAAATAATTTTTTTCAGACACTCGTAAGCGTATGTTCCATGGATTTGGGCTTTGAGCAGCGGAAAAAACTTTCCCATATAATTGCACAAAAAGATAAGGACATGATAGAAGTTGGTGATGTGAAGATAAAGAATTTAATACCTCTCTTTATTTTATTGGAGGTTTTTGTGTTGGAAAATTACAAGTTTGCAAAGCTAAAGCAGGGCGATATTGTATTGGATATTGGGGCCTCAGTCGCTGACAGTAGCCTTTATCTTGCAAAAGAAGGATATACTGTTTATGCATTTGAACCTAACCCTAAAATATATAAAATCGGAGAAGAAAATCTTAAACTCAATCTTCATCTTGCAAGGAAAATCCATTACATAAACAAAGCAGTATCAACCAAAAAAGGGAAAATCAAACTAGATATAACAGGAGAAAGCCATATAGCCTCCCTATATACAAAAGGTGAAAACAGGATAACTGTAGATTCCACTACACTAAATGAAATAATAGAAAAATATAAAATAGTTCCCCAAGGATTAAAATTGGATTGTGAAGGCTGCGAATACGAAATCTTAGAGGAAGCACAATTATCACCATTCAAAGAAATAATATTAGAATATCATCCACAACCCACAAAAAAAACACCACTAGAGATAATAAAGAAGTTAAAATCTGAGGGATTTCAAGTAAATTTAAGGGGCAATTATAGCATAGGTTTGATCCATGCATGGAGGAAGAAACAGTGA
- a CDS encoding DUF2206 domain-containing protein: MEEETVKRDILYILILLILTDISIVTNIPFLRQSLPFLFFSIVPGYLLVKGFNIRLIEKFSLSVGLSLAFIMLTGLFVNSLYPLVLRPLSLVPLLVSLNILVLILLFFCFRKTGDISFSLGKEWKSVFSHPIVFFPLFLPILTVLGSYIMNIYSINLILLFMLISIPVYILILAMERDKVHPFVYPITLYCIGFSLLALNILPSNYIIGRDIHMEYYCFKTSLLNHHWDIHDPYHSYNSCLSITILPAIYKYLLGVPPTLIFKFYYLLIGAIVPVPMYVFARRILKSREFAFYATLLLMFQFAYTYMGQYARQLIAFLFFATAIMTLTIPIKESYKKILFIIFILATVFSHYTSSYVFFAVVAIPPFIIWASKHLKGRFHFPWKYSRTFSNKNLALLFFVIIFLWYAQVTGPQFRDVSNVIIETFRSMANFFSLDLRNYSEQAVLGIGIAHIPNFLSTFVHDVIFALIGIGVLGLFFKSEYRKKYGVSDEYIASTIVILAILASFVILPYVSKAYGGTRLFSQLLVILAPCFIIGVKFIVDYAKKFRMPFEREKLMRTLILALLILGFICTNYLQYELFGIPYSYAYDSGGERRYETFIYDSEVTGAQWLNNYGNKSATIHTDRVGDHRILLGFNKKPKTDHFFFNNTGPFQKGDYIYLRHLNINEELVFKDTPGRPPRFINGRLEMDNVEPLTKYFWLLTDKSTIYDNGGSMILFG; the protein is encoded by the coding sequence ATGGAGGAAGAAACAGTGAAACGAGACATACTCTACATCCTAATACTATTAATACTCACAGATATCAGTATTGTAACTAATATCCCTTTTTTAAGGCAATCTTTACCCTTCCTATTCTTTAGTATAGTCCCAGGTTATTTGTTAGTTAAAGGTTTTAACATTAGACTTATTGAGAAGTTTAGTTTGTCTGTTGGGTTAAGTCTTGCTTTTATTATGCTCACAGGACTTTTTGTGAATAGCCTATACCCCTTAGTTTTAAGACCTTTAAGTTTGGTACCCTTGTTAGTCTCATTGAATATCCTTGTGCTTATCTTATTGTTTTTTTGTTTTAGAAAAACGGGGGATATTAGCTTTTCCCTTGGAAAAGAGTGGAAGAGTGTATTTTCCCACCCGATTGTGTTTTTTCCTCTCTTTTTACCAATTTTAACAGTCCTCGGATCCTATATTATGAATATATATTCTATTAATCTTATTTTGCTTTTCATGTTAATTAGTATACCAGTGTATATTCTTATTCTTGCAATGGAAAGAGACAAAGTACACCCTTTTGTTTATCCCATCACTTTATATTGTATTGGATTTTCTCTCCTCGCCTTGAATATTCTACCATCTAATTATATCATTGGAAGAGACATACACATGGAATATTATTGTTTTAAGACAAGCCTACTCAATCATCATTGGGATATCCATGATCCCTATCATTCATACAATAGTTGTTTGAGCATCACAATATTACCTGCTATTTATAAATATTTGTTGGGAGTGCCCCCTACTCTCATATTTAAGTTTTATTATCTTCTGATAGGGGCCATTGTACCTGTTCCTATGTATGTTTTCGCGAGACGCATCCTTAAAAGTAGAGAATTTGCATTTTATGCAACATTACTTTTAATGTTTCAATTCGCTTATACTTATATGGGACAATATGCTCGTCAGCTTATTGCATTTCTTTTTTTCGCCACTGCAATCATGACCTTAACAATTCCAATAAAAGAATCCTACAAGAAGATCCTATTCATAATATTTATCCTGGCAACGGTATTTTCCCATTATACATCAAGTTATGTTTTTTTTGCTGTCGTGGCGATACCACCATTTATTATATGGGCAAGCAAGCACCTAAAAGGCAGATTCCATTTTCCATGGAAATATTCGAGAACATTTTCTAATAAGAATCTGGCTCTCCTATTCTTTGTTATCATATTCTTATGGTATGCGCAGGTAACAGGTCCACAATTTAGGGATGTTTCAAATGTTATTATAGAGACATTTAGGAGTATGGCGAATTTCTTCTCCCTAGATCTTAGGAATTATTCAGAGCAGGCTGTTCTTGGCATTGGAATAGCCCACATACCCAACTTTTTGAGTACATTTGTCCATGACGTTATATTCGCTCTTATTGGCATTGGAGTTTTAGGATTATTCTTTAAATCAGAGTATCGAAAAAAATATGGGGTAAGTGATGAGTATATCGCCTCTACCATTGTTATATTGGCTATTCTTGCCTCATTTGTCATCCTACCATATGTATCGAAGGCTTATGGTGGTACAAGGCTCTTTTCACAATTACTGGTAATCCTGGCCCCTTGTTTCATAATCGGAGTCAAGTTTATTGTAGATTATGCGAAGAAGTTTAGGATGCCATTTGAACGAGAAAAGTTAATGAGAACTCTGATACTGGCACTTTTAATCCTTGGATTTATATGTACAAATTATCTTCAATATGAGCTTTTTGGCATCCCATACTCCTATGCCTACGACAGTGGTGGTGAGCGAAGATATGAAACATTCATCTATGACAGTGAAGTCACAGGCGCACAATGGCTAAACAACTATGGCAACAAAAGCGCAACCATACACACCGACAGAGTAGGCGACCATAGAATCCTTCTGGGCTTCAACAAAAAACCTAAAACAGATCACTTTTTCTTTAATAATACTGGCCCATTCCAAAAAGGAGATTACATCTATTTAAGACATTTAAATATAAATGAGGAACTTGTATTTAAAGATACTCCAGGTAGGCCTCCACGATTTATTAATGGTAGATTGGAAATGGATAATGTGGAGCCATTAACAAAATATTTCTGGTTACTCACGGATAAGAGTACCATATATGATAATGGAGGGTCAATGATTCTATTTGGATGA
- a CDS encoding glycosyltransferase family 4 protein, whose protein sequence is MRILFIHNTAMWYRIPFFKRLNELFNVKFLFTDFNLIGEIYDESYEKALKGLKGLNYKILNGIDDLIEELVQLDYDVIIGGSWDSIPEIFRSLIVYIIGKLKGKKIILFHEDWNWGFSFKRKLISPIVKFFCILADAIVVPGSIHKRYFIEICGDPDKVFIAPNATTLKIADSHATDKKIVLYVGRLIKRKGVDYLIKAFQKINDPEASLMIIGYGEEEEKLKRLAHGSNNIIFVGKVSQDNLYKYYSRASVVVVPSISDEMGDPWVFVLNEAMLHGKPVIATDAVGGAYDLIQNGVNGFMVPEKNVDELYKAIKTIINDPRLQEKMGKESKRIIKKGFTYEKMVEGFKKAIEYVVSQ, encoded by the coding sequence ATGAGAATCCTCTTCATCCATAACACGGCAATGTGGTATAGAATACCATTCTTTAAGAGATTAAATGAATTATTCAATGTCAAGTTCCTTTTTACAGACTTTAACCTAATTGGGGAAATATATGACGAATCATATGAGAAGGCTTTAAAAGGTTTGAAAGGCTTAAATTATAAAATTCTCAATGGCATAGATGATCTAATAGAAGAATTGGTGCAATTAGACTATGATGTGATAATAGGCGGATCTTGGGATTCTATACCTGAAATCTTTAGGAGTTTGATAGTTTATATTATTGGAAAATTAAAAGGTAAAAAGATTATTTTATTCCATGAAGACTGGAATTGGGGATTCTCATTTAAACGGAAACTTATAAGTCCCATTGTCAAATTCTTCTGTATTCTTGCAGATGCCATAGTGGTACCCGGAAGCATCCATAAAAGATATTTCATAGAGATCTGCGGAGATCCAGATAAAGTCTTTATAGCGCCTAATGCAACAACTCTCAAAATAGCTGATTCCCACGCCACTGATAAAAAGATTGTATTATATGTGGGTCGTCTCATAAAACGTAAAGGTGTTGATTATCTTATCAAAGCATTCCAAAAAATCAATGACCCCGAAGCATCATTGATGATTATAGGATATGGGGAAGAAGAGGAAAAATTGAAAAGGCTTGCACATGGATCAAATAACATAATTTTTGTTGGTAAAGTTTCCCAGGATAATTTGTACAAGTATTATTCTAGGGCTAGTGTTGTGGTTGTACCTTCAATTAGTGATGAAATGGGTGATCCATGGGTTTTTGTATTGAATGAAGCAATGTTACATGGTAAGCCTGTAATTGCAACAGATGCAGTTGGTGGAGCATATGACCTTATCCAAAATGGTGTCAATGGTTTCATGGTGCCTGAAAAGAATGTTGATGAATTATATAAAGCAATAAAAACGATAATTAACGATCCTAGACTACAAGAAAAAATGGGGAAAGAATCAAAAAGGATAATAAAAAAAGGTTTTACCTATGAAAAAATGGTTGAAGGATTCAAAAAAGCCATTGAATACGTGGTGAGTCAATGA
- a CDS encoding Coenzyme F420 hydrogenase/dehydrogenase, beta subunit C-terminal domain: MKNVGEIEDLCIGCGTCAALCPQNIIRMEIDQKKGLYVPIINGECDECMKCIRVCPGIGVDFRELNDDIFGKQPKNLLIGNYKGCYIGYSLNEKLRYNSSSGGMITQILLYLLEKNFIDGALVTRMNPKKPFEPEPFIARTTQEIKESKGSKYCPVPANVALKEILKTPGKYAIVGLPCHIHGIRKAEKINRKLKKRIKYHLGIFCNHTPSFKATEFLLKKLNVKKEEVKNIIYRGEGWPGKLKIETKSGGRIRILLSDYWGSGFGQLFVPKRCELCVDHMAELSDISFGDPWLAEFASERKGKTLIIARKNSKILKNMKNKEICEIEPIEPEKVILSQIYNLYVKKKLHRNSLYDGNFPRMDFIDSIIAFFEPSKLKIPWILKKRYIFLYSLIASLKARIDFLGKL; this comes from the coding sequence ATGAAAAACGTCGGCGAAATAGAGGATCTGTGCATTGGTTGCGGGACTTGCGCAGCCTTATGCCCCCAAAATATTATAAGAATGGAAATCGACCAAAAAAAGGGATTATATGTGCCAATCATCAATGGGGAATGTGATGAATGCATGAAATGCATTAGAGTTTGCCCTGGGATTGGTGTAGACTTCAGAGAACTTAACGATGATATTTTTGGGAAACAACCAAAAAATTTACTAATTGGAAACTACAAGGGCTGTTACATTGGCTATTCATTAAATGAAAAATTAAGGTACAATTCATCTTCGGGAGGTATGATAACTCAAATCTTATTATACCTACTTGAAAAAAATTTTATTGATGGTGCGCTCGTAACCCGTATGAATCCCAAAAAACCCTTTGAACCTGAACCATTCATAGCCCGCACAACACAAGAAATAAAGGAATCAAAAGGATCCAAATATTGCCCAGTACCAGCAAACGTCGCATTAAAAGAAATACTCAAAACCCCAGGAAAATATGCCATTGTGGGCTTACCATGCCACATACATGGAATAAGAAAAGCAGAAAAGATCAACAGAAAATTAAAAAAAAGGATAAAGTACCATCTTGGCATATTCTGCAATCATACACCTAGTTTCAAGGCAACAGAATTCCTACTTAAAAAACTTAACGTCAAAAAAGAAGAAGTTAAAAATATAATTTATCGTGGAGAAGGCTGGCCGGGAAAATTAAAAATTGAAACAAAATCAGGTGGCAGAATCAGAATATTATTATCTGATTATTGGGGATCCGGATTTGGGCAACTTTTTGTCCCCAAAAGATGCGAACTTTGCGTTGACCATATGGCAGAGCTTTCTGATATTTCTTTTGGAGACCCGTGGTTGGCCGAATTTGCAAGTGAAAGAAAGGGTAAGACCCTTATCATAGCCAGAAAAAACTCTAAAATCCTCAAGAACATGAAGAACAAGGAAATTTGTGAAATAGAACCTATCGAGCCTGAAAAGGTTATTCTCTCGCAAATCTACAATTTATATGTGAAGAAAAAATTACACAGGAATTCTCTGTATGATGGTAATTTTCCTAGAATGGATTTTATTGATAGCATAATAGCCTTTTTTGAACCCTCAAAGTTGAAGATTCCATGGATACTTAAAAAAAGATACATATTTTTATATTCTCTTATCGCATCTTTAAAAGCCAGAATAGATTTTCTAGGAAAGTTGTGA